taagaataactatttttatatttctaacatccaaaatatttggagttaaaaatcaaatgaatactacaaaatatattttagatttaaaactattttaaaactaaaatatttaatttacctattttcaaattatttggtgtatttaaaataattgaaataatctgatttatctctctttttatttgaaCCATCCAAACtattcaatatttataaattatatcaaatatatctaaattattatttatgaagtgatttttaACATTCGAGCTCTcatgttaaaagttagagtgatTAATGTCTATGTTActcttaataaataattaacacTATCTATTATGTTAGACattgtcaaaaaataaaaacatatttaaaaatagagaaaatgactaggatagcattaaaaaattttttgtcacaaatatagcatctaaaaataaaaatgaccaaaatagcacttaatgttttatcaaaagagataaatatacacttatatctcaatggtaaattaatttagacattagggtttagagttaaggggtggagtttagggtttagagtttagtttttagggtttagagttggggaATGGgattttggggataagatttcaaattttgaaaaataaaaaaaaaaaaaaaattcaaaaataaaatgctattttggtcattttagtttttgagagctatttttgtgacataaacttagaaatgtcctattttggagatttgcccttaaaaataaaaatataattattctatATACTGTGTTATTATCAAAGCAATTTCTTTTTATCAAGAGCCCTCAGCTACGTTCTGTTTTTAAGAATCCAGCTTTGGTTTCGCTGGGCTATATCTCTTTTATGTGGATGCATTGTGAAAAGGGGattcattcaaattttaaagttttgggCAAGCAACAAGGTTAGATCCTCATGTCCCTTCTTTCATAGATTAGTCAACGCATTCTATTGAAAGTGATGTAATCAACATTACAGTCTGAAGTATttaggagttgaataaatcgaCTTCAATAAATTGTGTAGTTATTAGTTGGCTAAGCTATGATACCAACCAAAAGATGAACTCAAGGCAAACTTAACCTACTCATCGGAATAAAACCATCAAGACAAATCAAAgctatagaaaaataaaaaactcttcaaacatctttctattttttattcatgttttaataattttttatattacatCTTCAAATTAATTCTTCCGCCAAAATCTATCCTCATCAATTAATTCATAAACTAGAAAAATTGGTGtacaacatataataaaatcttaattaaaataaacaatgaaatttgattttttcataGCTAATCATctagaattaaaatatttaaaagtactttccgcgcgtagcgcggacaaagaCTCTAGTTATACTAATAACTCTTTCTTCAACTATTCTGCAGTGGCCGCgagaatttcaaaatttgaaaaagaagaagaaaaaaacttgtGTAAAACTCTCCATTCCAATCCGTTCAGTTACCGGCGACGCCGCTTCCTTAACCGTCGTGGTGACCATGTATAAGAGAGACGATTACGTTCGAAATAAACCCGGCGGTGTATTTTCCAGATGGCAGGTACTCACTCACTCCCCTGAATCCCCCTATCGGGTTTCAAGAAGCTCACTGATTCGGAGTTTAGGCGGCTTTTGCTCCGTCTCTCTTggaattttatttaaagattTCATTTTTAACGACTACCACCGTTTCTCTGTTAGATCTCCGATGATTCTTTGCAATATCACTTGTGCTTCTGTGTTTTTTCCTTCCAGGGTTTTGCCCGATCCATGCTTCTGCCTAAACCCTTTTCAGAAACTGCAGAGTTACGGAGGACTGTAGCTGACTACTCCTTAATCTCTCGTGGTTTAGCTCCAAAGGTCACACCTTTATCTTCTTTCATCACATTTcaacttgtgttcttgttggATATTATCAGCTAACTAGATGCCTTAAGTCCCTATCATCAAGCTAATCTCTTTCTCTTACGGAACACAGATTCTGAGAGAAGCCAAGGGTAATAGGGAAGATTTGAGAGTGGGAAAAGACTTTGTAGGTAGTAGATACAGAGTCCAAGAATCTATCCAGGGTCTTGGTGTAGCTGTCAACATTCATGACGCAGATGACATTTCTCATGGTCAAACCGAAAGCTTTAGAACTCGGCTAAGGTCTTACGGTAGACCTGTTCCCTTGCTTAAGAAACTTGGAGACAATGTGTCTCAAACGATTACTCAGAAGAAAACTGGCGGCAGAAGCAAAGACAAGAAGCATGGttttgaagaagagagagatgtcAGCCGTGTGGAAGCTGAGGAGAATAATACTAATAGTGTTCATGCCTCGGTACTTAGACTCAGTCGGTCCAGACCTCAACCTGTTTTAGAGAGACATGATGATATTGTTGATGGGTCTGATTCTGCTTCTGTTTGTGGAGTCTTACAAGAAGATGGTACTACTTGCTTGACAGCTCCAGTCACAGGAAGGAAGAGATGCACAGAGCATAAAGGGCAGAGAATCACATGTGCTCCTCCTGTTAAAAAACCACCGTGTGAAGAAGAGACCGAGGAGATCTGTGGAGTGATTATACCTGAGATGGTACGTTGCAGAAGCAAACCTGTTTCAGGGAGAAAACGATGCGAGGATCACAAGGGAATGCGAGTCAACGCCTTCTTTTTTCTGCTCAACCCAACAGACCGCGATAAAATCCTCAAAGAGGATAAGTCCAAACCCGAGACACGTACAAGCTCAACGAACCAAGAGGAACCGCGTCAGAGTCCTTCATGTGAAGCTACAACGAAGAATGGTTTGCCTTGTACAAGAAGCGCTCCTAAGGGAACCAGAAGATGTTGGCAGCACAAAGATGAAGCTTTAGACCACAGATCATCTGAAAATGTTAAGTCAACAACAGTAGTCTGCGGCGTAAAGCTGTACACTGGATCGGTCTGCCGGAAACCTCCAGTAAAAGGACGGAAGAGATGCCAGGAGCACAAggggatgagaatcacatcttgAATAAGCAAGCATTGTAAGCACCTAACAGACGTGTATGAGTTACACATAATAACTAAGTAGGTACCAAGTTATAAATAAGAAGCAGCTTCTTTGTTATTCATCATTACATCGAGTCTCTCTTAGTTTCCATAAAGGCTATAAAGcaaattacatatttacattATATGATTCATATCGTTTTCAAATGGAATTTTAACACTGTTTATTTGGAGGAACATAGCTTTAACTTCCCTCTACGAAAAAAATGGAATGTACACACTTCCAACTAATAATCTGTGGTTATTAAGCACCACAAAGAATCAGATCATGGATGATGATCTTAGAATCAGCTTAAAGTGTTTCTTTTCCGTGTGGTCCTATCTTCTGCCTCTGTTTCCTCTCGTGAAGGGACTCTCAAGTGCAGCTTCATAACATCATAAACCGTGAATCCAATTGCCACTGATGGTACAACCTAGAGAAAGAGATTGTTATGTTAATAATCAGTCCATTATCTTAAAACCAAGACAGATTCATGAAACTAACTCTCAGTCAAACCTTAAGGTAATTGATGCTAAGCCCCGAGAAGAGCTGCTTCCAACCTTCTTCTCTAGCAATCTTGACAAGCGTCTGCATTGTCCCTCTTCGTACCGTTTCTTCCTTTGCCGCTGCGTATAGTCTCTCAACCTGCATCTGTCTCCTGACAACATCGAGAGGGTACGTTAACGTCTGACCAAGCAATCCAGCGACCGATCCACAAACGAGTTTCAAGGAAATGTCTTTCTTATGCTCTGCAGGGACGTGGCGTTTCATCTCCTCGTAGAAGTAGAACTTCAAACCAGCGTAAGGGAAGATCCCATACATAGAAGGAGCTAAAACACAAGACAACCAAAGAAAACATCAAATCTTTCTTCACTCTTAAAAAGTTTAGAGAAGACGTTAGTGAGTCCTAAGACATATGTACCTACACCACGATATAGGCCACGGAATCCAGATTCTCTGTATGTCCTCGAGAAACAATCGGTGATTCCTCTGTACACGATTTGTTCCATGGGGATAGTAACAGCTTTGGCTTGTGCTTTTGCTGAACCAACAACCTGCACTGCTAAGTTCTCCATGAGCctacttatgttttttttttcttaactcgAGGCGAGACGTCAACATACCTGATAAGCGAGCTTTGTCCGAACAAGGTCAAGAGGGTAAGTGAAGAGAACGGCAGTGCCACCAGCGAATGATCCAGCAACGAGATCAAGCAATGGTCCACGAGTAGTTTCAGGGAAACCGAAGATGATCCATCTCCTGTATTCCTCGTAAGCCATGTAATGAAGAGCAGCGTAGGGAACTATCCGAGCAACACTTGCACCATTCCCACTgtaaaaaatcaagaaaacaaagttttaaGAATCTTGAATGAGCCCTCAGATAAATCTACGCAAGACAACGTACATACCGATAGAAACCCATTAAACCTTCAGTTTTGCCAATCTTGTTGATGGATCCCATGAGTCCTATGCGTTTAAACTCGTCCCTTCTTGTCTGAGAAACATCAATTACGAATTAAATAAACCCCAGCTAAGCTAAGCGATTCAATCCGAGTTGGTGATCTGACGACGAGTCGATTCAAGTTGGATGGAATCATTTATACCTGGAAAAGAATCTTTATTCGTTCGAGTGGAGCTACGGCGGTTTTAGCTATACCGCCGGTGACGCCGCCGGCAATAAGCTCCTTAGCGAAGACGGGCATGGAATCAAGAATCCCGTTCTTCTCTTCGCTCTCCCCCATCGAAAATAGGTGGAGAGAGAAACGAAAAGATGATGATGTTAAAtggatcttcttcttctacttcctcTCCCTCAAAGAATCTTTGAAGAGTTGAAGTTGaagggagaaggagaagaagaagaactgttctttcttttttttttttgtcaaagaacTGTTCTTTCTTAATTCCTCAATCTCACCTTCTCCGGCAAGTTAATGCAAATATTATTCTCcgttaattaaattattattaacttcttcttttttattattcGTTTCtacgtttttttcatttttttataatcaatAGTGACTTCAAGAGTCGAACATGTTTTAAAGTACGTTTGTTTGTTGATGTCGGGTTGTCCGAAAATGAGAGAAACGGGGCTTGGACTATTTCTTTAGCCCATTAGTCGGCCTACTAAGAAGTGGACAATATGGACTTTGTTTACAGATGCTACTTTGGGAGAGTCTTATCCATATAATTCCAAAGGGCTTTCGAGGTTTAGTATGTCCAGGAAAGATCAAACCCACTCGCACAGTATGGCTAGCCAGTGTACACTCAGGGGGTTCAATTGACCCATGTcaatttttgcaaaaaaaaaaaaaaaattacttgtaTTTCTAAAGAAAAATCTGATGAATGTAACCTATTGACCCTTGCAAAATACATTTGTTATCATATTGACCCCTCTAAAATATAATTCTGCCTCCGCCAGcggcttttatatatatatatatatatatatatagctcaaAGTAATTCATCTTTGTAAGTTATAACACATATATATTGTGGATCTATGCTCAGTGGCAAATGTAGGTAGAGGACTAAGGATGCAAAAATGCACCcacttttttccttttaaaaaaggTTTTGTACAGAATTTTTACTTTTGCCATAATTTTAACCAAAACACAGTTGTGCAcccattgaaaattttattatgccTTCTTAATTCTGTACATTTGTGATGTTGTCCATCTAATTTGTATATGTACTAATATATGCACCCAATAATAATATGTTCTAGATTCTCCCATGTCTATGCTCCTTACATCACTCTGAcctatatatatagaagccaTACTGTTATTTCATTGAGAGAGCGACCTCCATGAACGTAGTCCCCTAACTAGATGGGGTTTGAAAACCGGTTCTGCTTCAATTTTCTTTATTATGTATAGATTGTTGTTGTTTGAGTCCAGTATGTGATATGAAAGATGATTTCTATTGATCAGAGTATACACATATTTATACATCGTACAAGAGAGATTATAGGAGGAGATCAAGATGATTGATACACAAGTATAGAAAGAATATACGGTAGTTATATATATGATCTTCTTTCCTTAATAtgccccctcaagatggaggtGCCTTGGCAACACCAATCTTGGATGATACTTGGATGAAAGGAGCTCGGGCTAACGGCTTAGTCAAGGCATCGGCTAGTTGGTCTTTAGATGAGACATGAGCAACACGGAGGGCTCCAGGCAGTTACCTGGTTTCTGATGAAGTGATAATCTAGTGCAAGATGTTTCATTCGCGAATGAAAAACCGGGTTTGCACATAGATAAGTTGCACCTACATTGTCACAATATATCACCGGAGGACCCTTTATTTTGATGCCAAGCTCAACCAAAAGAGAACAAATCCATCGAAGTTCAGCTGAAGTGTTAGCCACAGATCGATATTCAGCTTCTGTTGAGGATCAAGCAACTCCACTTTGCTTCTTTGAAGACCAAGAAATGGGATGCTTACCAAGATAGACAATGTAAGCATTGGTGGAGACAAAGTCGTCAGTGTCacctgcccaatccgcatccGAGTAAGCGTGAAGAGAAGAGGGGTTGTCGCGACTGAAGAAGAGACCATGGGAAGCAGTACCAGCTAAGTAACGCAGGACTCTTTTAACAGCTTGCCAATGTTCCGAAGTTGGAGCATGCATGTATTGAGACAACTTATTTACTGCATAGGAGATATCCGGTCTCGTAAACGCAAGATACTGAAGGCTCCCTACTGCTGAGCGATATTCCTTGGGATCGGTAAGAGGAGTACCCATCTTAATGGTAAGCTTTGGATGTGGCGCCATAGGTGTAGAGACGAGATGAGCATTCGTGAGTTTGAAACGAGAGAGAAGATCCAGAATGTATCGTCGTTGTGTTAAGTGGAGACCGGTGGAAGTTCTGATTGCTTATATACCAAGAAAATAGTTGAGATCCTCGGGCTCCTTAACTGAAAAACGTGTGGCTAATGAGTCCAAAATCTGCTGAAGTAGTGCAGGGTCGTTGCCAGTAATAAGAATGTCGTCGACATATATCAACATGTAGACAAGACTGGAACCACGACGCAAGATGAATAACGACGTATCCGCAACAGAGTTAATAAAGCCATACTGAATAAGGAAGTTGCTGAGTTCCCGATACCAGGCCCGTGGCGCCTGTTTCAGGCCATAGAGAGCCTTGTGTAATCGGCAGACATGGTTGGGAAGATCAGCATCAACAAAACCAGGAGGTTGGACGGTGTAAACTTCTTCCGTTAACGTACCTTGAAGAAACGCGTTGTTGACATCGAGTTGCTTGATCGGCCATGAACGACTCACTGCGATATCCAAGACAAGACGAATTGTAGTGGTTTTGATCACGGGACTAAACGTTTCTGTATAGTCGATGCCTGGAAGCTGAGTATAACCCCGGGCAACAAGACGAGCCTTGTACCTACGAACAGAGCCATCTGGGTTATATTTGATAGTAAAAAGCCAACGACAGCTGACCGGATTCTGATGTGGTGATGGGGGAACAAGAGAGAAGGTGCGGTTCGCAACGATAGAGTTGAACTCAGCGATGACGGCTGGTCTCCAATTTGGGTCCGCTAGAGCTTGGGTAATAGTTGTGGGTATGAAAGGTTGGGATTGAGTGAGGATGGTGGAGTAGGCGTATTTGGAGTTGGGTTTAGAGATACCTTTCTTGGCACGGGTTGTCATCGGGTGTTGGTTTGGTGGTGGTTCAATGGCGGGTGGAGCCGAAGACGTTGGTGGATTTGGTTGC
The Brassica napus cultivar Da-Ae chromosome A1, Da-Ae, whole genome shotgun sequence DNA segment above includes these coding regions:
- the LOC106444366 gene encoding protein EFFECTOR OF TRANSCRIPTION-like isoform X1, which codes for MFCLNTFKSRLWFRWAISLLCGCIVKRGFIQILKFWASNKWPREFQNLKKKKKKTCVKLSIPIRSVTGDAASLTVVVTMYKRDDYVRNKPGGVFSRWQGFARSMLLPKPFSETAELRRTVADYSLISRGLAPKILREAKGNREDLRVGKDFVGSRYRVQESIQGLGVAVNIHDADDISHGQTESFRTRLRSYGRPVPLLKKLGDNVSQTITQKKTGGRSKDKKHGFEEERDVSRVEAEENNTNSVHASVLRLSRSRPQPVLERHDDIVDGSDSASVCGVLQEDGTTCLTAPVTGRKRCTEHKGQRITCAPPVKKPPCEEETEEICGVIIPEMVRCRSKPVSGRKRCEDHKGMRVNAFFFLLNPTDRDKILKEDKSKPETRTSSTNQEEPRQSPSCEATTKNGLPCTRSAPKGTRRCWQHKDEALDHRSSENVKSTTVVCGVKLYTGSVCRKPPVKGRKRCQEHKGMRITS
- the LOC106444366 gene encoding protein EFFECTOR OF TRANSCRIPTION-like isoform X2 — protein: MFCLNTFKSRWPREFQNLKKKKKKTCVKLSIPIRSVTGDAASLTVVVTMYKRDDYVRNKPGGVFSRWQGFARSMLLPKPFSETAELRRTVADYSLISRGLAPKILREAKGNREDLRVGKDFVGSRYRVQESIQGLGVAVNIHDADDISHGQTESFRTRLRSYGRPVPLLKKLGDNVSQTITQKKTGGRSKDKKHGFEEERDVSRVEAEENNTNSVHASVLRLSRSRPQPVLERHDDIVDGSDSASVCGVLQEDGTTCLTAPVTGRKRCTEHKGQRITCAPPVKKPPCEEETEEICGVIIPEMVRCRSKPVSGRKRCEDHKGMRVNAFFFLLNPTDRDKILKEDKSKPETRTSSTNQEEPRQSPSCEATTKNGLPCTRSAPKGTRRCWQHKDEALDHRSSENVKSTTVVCGVKLYTGSVCRKPPVKGRKRCQEHKGMRITS
- the LOC106444378 gene encoding mitochondrial carrier protein CoAc2: MGESEEKNGILDSMPVFAKELIAGGVTGGIAKTAVAPLERIKILFQTRRDEFKRIGLMGSINKIGKTEGLMGFYRGNGASVARIVPYAALHYMAYEEYRRWIIFGFPETTRGPLLDLVAGSFAGGTAVLFTYPLDLVRTKLAYQVVGSAKAQAKAVTIPMEQIVYRGITDCFSRTYRESGFRGLYRGVAPSMYGIFPYAGLKFYFYEEMKRHVPAEHKKDISLKLVCGSVAGLLGQTLTYPLDVVRRQMQVERLYAAAKEETVRRGTMQTLVKIAREEGWKQLFSGLSINYLKVVPSVAIGFTVYDVMKLHLRVPSREETEAEDRTTRKRNTLS